The following proteins come from a genomic window of Miscanthus floridulus cultivar M001 chromosome 2, ASM1932011v1, whole genome shotgun sequence:
- the LOC136534127 gene encoding uncharacterized protein isoform X1 — MGSSEADEDQLLKSFLAEVSEAERDNEVLRILGCFKLNPFEHLKLSFDSSLDEVKKQYRKLSLLVHPDKCKHPQAQEAFAALAKAQQLLLDPQERGYILDQVTAAKEELRAKRKKELKKDSASKIKSLVDEGKYEEQFERSDEFQKQLIIKVREILTEKEWRRRKMQMRISEEEGRLKKDEEETKEMWKRKREHEEKWEETRDQRQPPIHLYIAGTTAAFPAEVTRRTNLSVLCMSAAKLGGAIPPEIGDLVNLVDLELSNNDLTGEILPEITRLTNLTLLKLYNHSLRGALPAGFGRLTKLQYFVRRVPEQPHWHPCRAPVPHTARVAAVLQRLQWQGAPRVRRVQGARQPVPLQQKPHRRAAAQPRQAPRGPPRHGRHGQQPQFDLRAMADEILQDVYTYRFWRPGMELAVKHVRRKDGAGAPPRHCHRRGRCWWRWPRRRGGMRSGEAASRAGRGDMAGRQRGLE, encoded by the exons GATACTTGGTTGCTTCAAGTTAAACCCCTTCGAGCATCTTAAGTTGTCTTTTGATTCATCACTAGATGAGGTGAAAAAGCAATATAGGAAG TTGTCACTGTTGGTCCATCCTGATAAATGCAAGCATCCTCAGGCACAAGAAGCTTTTGCAG CTCTGGCAAAAGCACAACAGCTCCTGCTTGATCCACAGGAAAGAGGCTACATTCTTGACCAAGTTACTGCTGCAAAGG AAGAATTGAGGGCAAAACGGAAAAAGGAGCTGAAGAAAGACAGTGCGTCCAAGATAAAATCTCTCGTAGATGAG GGAAAATATGAAGAGCAGTTTGAACGATCGGATGAATTTCAGAAGCAGTTAATAATTAAAGTACGTGAAATTTTGACGGAGAAAGAATGGCGTCGGAGAAAAATGCAAATGAGG ATATCAGAGGAAGAAGGAAGACTTAAGAAAGATGAGGAAGAAACAAAAGAGATGTGGAAGAGGAAGAGAGAGCATGAAGAGAAGTGGGAGGAGACTAGAGACCAGCGG CAGCCACCAATCCACCTCTACATCGCCGGCACCACCGCTGCGTTCCCTGCTGAGGTCACGAGACGCACCAACCTCTCCGTGCTCTGCATGTCTGCGGCGAAGCTCGGCGGCGCCATCCCGCCGGAGATCGGCGACCTCGTCAACCTTGTCGACCTCGAGCTCTCCAACAACGACCTCACTGGCGAGATCCTGCCAGAGATCACGAGGCTCACCAACCTCACTCTGCTCAAGCTCTACAACCACTCGCTCCGCGGCGCGCTCCCCGCCGGCTTCGGCAGACTCACCAAGCTGCAGTACTTCGTTCGACGCGTCCCAGAACAACCTCACTGGCACCCTTGCCGAGCTCCGGTCCCTCACACGGCTCGTGTCGCTGCAGTTCTTCAACGGCTTCAATGGCAAGGTGCCCCCAGAGTTCGGCGAGTTCAAGGTGCTCGTCAACCTGTCCCTCTACAGCAAAAACCTCACCGGCGAGCTGCCGCGCAGCCTCGGCAAGCTCCTAGAGGtccgccccgccatggccgccatgggcAGCAGCCGCAGTTTGACCTTCGTGCGATGGCGGACGAGATCCTGCAGGACGTCTACACATACAGGTTCTGGAGGCCCGGCATGGAGTTGGCTGTCAAGCACGTCCGGCGGAAGGACGGCGCGGGAGCTCCGCCCCGCCATTGTCATCGGCGCGGGAGGTGTTGGTGGAGATGGCCAAGGAGGCGTGGGGGCATGCGTTCGGGTGAGGCTGCAAGCAGGGCGGGGCGGGGCGACATGGCCGGACGCCAGCGAGGCCTGGAGTAG
- the LOC136534127 gene encoding uncharacterized protein isoform X2: MGSSEADEDQLLKSFLAEVSEAERDNEVLRILGCFKLNPFEHLKLSFDSSLDEVKKQYRKLSLLVHPDKCKHPQAQEAFAALAKAQQLLLDPQERGYILDQVTAAKEELRAKRKKELKKDSASKIKSLVDEGKYEEQFERSDEFQKQLIIKVREILTEKEWRRRKMQMRISEEEGRLKKDEEETKEMWKRKREHEEKWEETRDQRPPIHLYIAGTTAAFPAEVTRRTNLSVLCMSAAKLGGAIPPEIGDLVNLVDLELSNNDLTGEILPEITRLTNLTLLKLYNHSLRGALPAGFGRLTKLQYFVRRVPEQPHWHPCRAPVPHTARVAAVLQRLQWQGAPRVRRVQGARQPVPLQQKPHRRAAAQPRQAPRGPPRHGRHGQQPQFDLRAMADEILQDVYTYRFWRPGMELAVKHVRRKDGAGAPPRHCHRRGRCWWRWPRRRGGMRSGEAASRAGRGDMAGRQRGLE, translated from the exons GATACTTGGTTGCTTCAAGTTAAACCCCTTCGAGCATCTTAAGTTGTCTTTTGATTCATCACTAGATGAGGTGAAAAAGCAATATAGGAAG TTGTCACTGTTGGTCCATCCTGATAAATGCAAGCATCCTCAGGCACAAGAAGCTTTTGCAG CTCTGGCAAAAGCACAACAGCTCCTGCTTGATCCACAGGAAAGAGGCTACATTCTTGACCAAGTTACTGCTGCAAAGG AAGAATTGAGGGCAAAACGGAAAAAGGAGCTGAAGAAAGACAGTGCGTCCAAGATAAAATCTCTCGTAGATGAG GGAAAATATGAAGAGCAGTTTGAACGATCGGATGAATTTCAGAAGCAGTTAATAATTAAAGTACGTGAAATTTTGACGGAGAAAGAATGGCGTCGGAGAAAAATGCAAATGAGG ATATCAGAGGAAGAAGGAAGACTTAAGAAAGATGAGGAAGAAACAAAAGAGATGTGGAAGAGGAAGAGAGAGCATGAAGAGAAGTGGGAGGAGACTAGAGACCAGCGG CCACCAATCCACCTCTACATCGCCGGCACCACCGCTGCGTTCCCTGCTGAGGTCACGAGACGCACCAACCTCTCCGTGCTCTGCATGTCTGCGGCGAAGCTCGGCGGCGCCATCCCGCCGGAGATCGGCGACCTCGTCAACCTTGTCGACCTCGAGCTCTCCAACAACGACCTCACTGGCGAGATCCTGCCAGAGATCACGAGGCTCACCAACCTCACTCTGCTCAAGCTCTACAACCACTCGCTCCGCGGCGCGCTCCCCGCCGGCTTCGGCAGACTCACCAAGCTGCAGTACTTCGTTCGACGCGTCCCAGAACAACCTCACTGGCACCCTTGCCGAGCTCCGGTCCCTCACACGGCTCGTGTCGCTGCAGTTCTTCAACGGCTTCAATGGCAAGGTGCCCCCAGAGTTCGGCGAGTTCAAGGTGCTCGTCAACCTGTCCCTCTACAGCAAAAACCTCACCGGCGAGCTGCCGCGCAGCCTCGGCAAGCTCCTAGAGGtccgccccgccatggccgccatgggcAGCAGCCGCAGTTTGACCTTCGTGCGATGGCGGACGAGATCCTGCAGGACGTCTACACATACAGGTTCTGGAGGCCCGGCATGGAGTTGGCTGTCAAGCACGTCCGGCGGAAGGACGGCGCGGGAGCTCCGCCCCGCCATTGTCATCGGCGCGGGAGGTGTTGGTGGAGATGGCCAAGGAGGCGTGGGGGCATGCGTTCGGGTGAGGCTGCAAGCAGGGCGGGGCGGGGCGACATGGCCGGACGCCAGCGAGGCCTGGAGTAG
- the LOC136534127 gene encoding uncharacterized protein isoform X3 codes for MQMRISEEEGRLKKDEEETKEMWKRKREHEEKWEETRDQRQPPIHLYIAGTTAAFPAEVTRRTNLSVLCMSAAKLGGAIPPEIGDLVNLVDLELSNNDLTGEILPEITRLTNLTLLKLYNHSLRGALPAGFGRLTKLQYFVRRVPEQPHWHPCRAPVPHTARVAAVLQRLQWQGAPRVRRVQGARQPVPLQQKPHRRAAAQPRQAPRGPPRHGRHGQQPQFDLRAMADEILQDVYTYRFWRPGMELAVKHVRRKDGAGAPPRHCHRRGRCWWRWPRRRGGMRSGEAASRAGRGDMAGRQRGLE; via the exons ATGCAAATGAGG ATATCAGAGGAAGAAGGAAGACTTAAGAAAGATGAGGAAGAAACAAAAGAGATGTGGAAGAGGAAGAGAGAGCATGAAGAGAAGTGGGAGGAGACTAGAGACCAGCGG CAGCCACCAATCCACCTCTACATCGCCGGCACCACCGCTGCGTTCCCTGCTGAGGTCACGAGACGCACCAACCTCTCCGTGCTCTGCATGTCTGCGGCGAAGCTCGGCGGCGCCATCCCGCCGGAGATCGGCGACCTCGTCAACCTTGTCGACCTCGAGCTCTCCAACAACGACCTCACTGGCGAGATCCTGCCAGAGATCACGAGGCTCACCAACCTCACTCTGCTCAAGCTCTACAACCACTCGCTCCGCGGCGCGCTCCCCGCCGGCTTCGGCAGACTCACCAAGCTGCAGTACTTCGTTCGACGCGTCCCAGAACAACCTCACTGGCACCCTTGCCGAGCTCCGGTCCCTCACACGGCTCGTGTCGCTGCAGTTCTTCAACGGCTTCAATGGCAAGGTGCCCCCAGAGTTCGGCGAGTTCAAGGTGCTCGTCAACCTGTCCCTCTACAGCAAAAACCTCACCGGCGAGCTGCCGCGCAGCCTCGGCAAGCTCCTAGAGGtccgccccgccatggccgccatgggcAGCAGCCGCAGTTTGACCTTCGTGCGATGGCGGACGAGATCCTGCAGGACGTCTACACATACAGGTTCTGGAGGCCCGGCATGGAGTTGGCTGTCAAGCACGTCCGGCGGAAGGACGGCGCGGGAGCTCCGCCCCGCCATTGTCATCGGCGCGGGAGGTGTTGGTGGAGATGGCCAAGGAGGCGTGGGGGCATGCGTTCGGGTGAGGCTGCAAGCAGGGCGGGGCGGGGCGACATGGCCGGACGCCAGCGAGGCCTGGAGTAG